A stretch of the Rhinoderma darwinii isolate aRhiDar2 chromosome 3, aRhiDar2.hap1, whole genome shotgun sequence genome encodes the following:
- the NACC1 gene encoding nucleus accumbens-associated protein 1 isoform X1 produces MSQTLQMEIPNFGNSILECLNEQRLQGLYCDVSVVVRGHQFKAHRAVLAASSSYFRDLFHSSKNPVVELPGSVQPQSFQQILSFCYTGRLSMNVGDQFLLMYTAGFLQIQEIMEKGTEFFLKVSSPSCDSQGLHPEETPNSEPPSPAAAAVAAAATAVAALSSSTSYSTSRMPRVKTETQESDSVQCTPVAKRLWDGGQKEAGAASRKVPRFSQGAAGGPSGGVAPQGSERTSPGTSSAYTSDSPGSYHNEEDEEEEVGEDGTEEQYRQICNMYTMYSMMNVNQTEYSLTSSAEKVEALPDPVFSDSRNRVRVKQDLATLPAELISQIGNRCHPKLYEEGDPAEKIELVTGTNVFITRAQLMNCHISAGTRHKVLLRRLLASFFDRNTLANSCGTGIRSSTNDPSRKPLDSRVLHAVKFYCQNFAPNFKESEMNAIAADMCTNARRVVRKSWIPKLKLLMAEGDAYTSFINDTGKMEPDLMGGGTTVDHNTGFDGEPGEGMP; encoded by the exons ATGTCTCAGACTCTGCAAATGGAGATCCCCAACTTTGGGAATAGTATCCTGGAGTGTCTGAACGAGCAACGCCTCCAGGGACTGTACTGCGATGTCTCCGTCGTGGTCCGCGGGCACCAGTTCAAAGCCCACCGGGCTGTGCTGGCAGCGAGCAGCTCCTACTTCAGAGACCTGTTCCACAGCAGCAAGAACCCTGTTGTGGAGCTGCCCGGATCAGTCCAACCTCAGTCCTTCCAGCAAATCCTCAGCTTCTGTTACACTGGGCGGCTCAGCATGAACGTAGGAGACCAGTTCCTTCTCATGTACACGGCCGGCTTCCTGCAGATTCAGGAGATCATGGAGAAGGGGACGGAGTTCTTCCTGAAGGTCAGCTCGCCCAGCTGTGACTCCCAAGGTCTCCACCCTGAAGAAACTCCAAATTCCGAACCCCCGAGCCcagcggcggcagcagtagcGGCGGCAGCCACAGCCGTGGCCGCACTGTCATCGTCAACCTCTTACTCTACGTCCCGGATGCCTCGGGTGAAAACGGAGACCCAAGAGTCTGATTCCGTGCAGTGCACTCCAGTGGCCAAGAGACTCTGGGATGGGGGACAGAAAGAGGCCGGAGCGGCAAGTAGAAAGGTGCCACGCTTCTCTCAAGGAGCGGCTGGAGGGCCATCAGGGGGTGTGGCCCCACAAGGTTCGGAGAGGACAAGCCCAGGAACTTCCAGTGCGTACACAAGTGACAGCCCGGGCTCCTATCACAATGAGGAGGACGAGGAAGAGGAGGTCGGAGAGGACGGTACAGAAGAGCAATACAGGCAGATCTGCAATATGTATACAATGTACAGCATGATGAACGTCAACCAGACCG AATATTCTTTGACTTCTTCAGCTGAGAAGGTGGAGGCCCTGCCGGACCCCGTCTTTTCAGACTCCAGGAATCGCGTACGTGTCAAGCAGGACCTGGCTACCCTTCCAGCGGAGCTCATCAGTCAGATCGGCAACCGCTGTCACCCAAAACTCTATGAAGAAGGAGACCCGGCTGAGAAGATAGAACTGGTGACAG gaACCAACGTGTTTATCACCCGCGCTCAACTGATGAACTGTCATATCAGTGCCGGGACGCGCCACAAGGTTCTGCTGCGCAGGTTGCTGGCCTCTTTCTTTGACAG GAACACGCTAGCAAACAGCTGCGGCACCGGAATCCGCTCCTCCACTAATGACCCCAGCAGGAAGCCTCTGGACAGTCGGGTTCTGCATGCTGTGAAAT TCTACTGTCAGAATTTTGCCCCAAACTTTAAGGAGAGCGAGATGAACGCCATTGCAGCGGACATGTGTACGAACGCCCGGCGCGTGGTGCGTAAGAGCTGGATCCCGAAACTGAAGCTGCTGATGGCCGAAGGAGACGCCTACACGTCCTTTATTAACGACACCGGCAAAATGGAGCCCGATTTGATGGGCGGAGGCACCACTGTAGATCACAATACGGGATTTGATGGCGAGCCAGGAGAGGGAATGCCCTGA
- the NACC1 gene encoding nucleus accumbens-associated protein 1 isoform X2, with amino-acid sequence MEIPNFGNSILECLNEQRLQGLYCDVSVVVRGHQFKAHRAVLAASSSYFRDLFHSSKNPVVELPGSVQPQSFQQILSFCYTGRLSMNVGDQFLLMYTAGFLQIQEIMEKGTEFFLKVSSPSCDSQGLHPEETPNSEPPSPAAAAVAAAATAVAALSSSTSYSTSRMPRVKTETQESDSVQCTPVAKRLWDGGQKEAGAASRKVPRFSQGAAGGPSGGVAPQGSERTSPGTSSAYTSDSPGSYHNEEDEEEEVGEDGTEEQYRQICNMYTMYSMMNVNQTEYSLTSSAEKVEALPDPVFSDSRNRVRVKQDLATLPAELISQIGNRCHPKLYEEGDPAEKIELVTGTNVFITRAQLMNCHISAGTRHKVLLRRLLASFFDRNTLANSCGTGIRSSTNDPSRKPLDSRVLHAVKFYCQNFAPNFKESEMNAIAADMCTNARRVVRKSWIPKLKLLMAEGDAYTSFINDTGKMEPDLMGGGTTVDHNTGFDGEPGEGMP; translated from the exons ATGGAGATCCCCAACTTTGGGAATAGTATCCTGGAGTGTCTGAACGAGCAACGCCTCCAGGGACTGTACTGCGATGTCTCCGTCGTGGTCCGCGGGCACCAGTTCAAAGCCCACCGGGCTGTGCTGGCAGCGAGCAGCTCCTACTTCAGAGACCTGTTCCACAGCAGCAAGAACCCTGTTGTGGAGCTGCCCGGATCAGTCCAACCTCAGTCCTTCCAGCAAATCCTCAGCTTCTGTTACACTGGGCGGCTCAGCATGAACGTAGGAGACCAGTTCCTTCTCATGTACACGGCCGGCTTCCTGCAGATTCAGGAGATCATGGAGAAGGGGACGGAGTTCTTCCTGAAGGTCAGCTCGCCCAGCTGTGACTCCCAAGGTCTCCACCCTGAAGAAACTCCAAATTCCGAACCCCCGAGCCcagcggcggcagcagtagcGGCGGCAGCCACAGCCGTGGCCGCACTGTCATCGTCAACCTCTTACTCTACGTCCCGGATGCCTCGGGTGAAAACGGAGACCCAAGAGTCTGATTCCGTGCAGTGCACTCCAGTGGCCAAGAGACTCTGGGATGGGGGACAGAAAGAGGCCGGAGCGGCAAGTAGAAAGGTGCCACGCTTCTCTCAAGGAGCGGCTGGAGGGCCATCAGGGGGTGTGGCCCCACAAGGTTCGGAGAGGACAAGCCCAGGAACTTCCAGTGCGTACACAAGTGACAGCCCGGGCTCCTATCACAATGAGGAGGACGAGGAAGAGGAGGTCGGAGAGGACGGTACAGAAGAGCAATACAGGCAGATCTGCAATATGTATACAATGTACAGCATGATGAACGTCAACCAGACCG AATATTCTTTGACTTCTTCAGCTGAGAAGGTGGAGGCCCTGCCGGACCCCGTCTTTTCAGACTCCAGGAATCGCGTACGTGTCAAGCAGGACCTGGCTACCCTTCCAGCGGAGCTCATCAGTCAGATCGGCAACCGCTGTCACCCAAAACTCTATGAAGAAGGAGACCCGGCTGAGAAGATAGAACTGGTGACAG gaACCAACGTGTTTATCACCCGCGCTCAACTGATGAACTGTCATATCAGTGCCGGGACGCGCCACAAGGTTCTGCTGCGCAGGTTGCTGGCCTCTTTCTTTGACAG GAACACGCTAGCAAACAGCTGCGGCACCGGAATCCGCTCCTCCACTAATGACCCCAGCAGGAAGCCTCTGGACAGTCGGGTTCTGCATGCTGTGAAAT TCTACTGTCAGAATTTTGCCCCAAACTTTAAGGAGAGCGAGATGAACGCCATTGCAGCGGACATGTGTACGAACGCCCGGCGCGTGGTGCGTAAGAGCTGGATCCCGAAACTGAAGCTGCTGATGGCCGAAGGAGACGCCTACACGTCCTTTATTAACGACACCGGCAAAATGGAGCCCGATTTGATGGGCGGAGGCACCACTGTAGATCACAATACGGGATTTGATGGCGAGCCAGGAGAGGGAATGCCCTGA
- the NACC1 gene encoding nucleus accumbens-associated protein 1 isoform X3 yields MSQTLQMEIPNFGNSILECLNEQRLQGLYCDVSVVVRGHQFKAHRAVLAASSSYFRDLFHSSKNPVVELPGSVQPQSFQQILSFCYTGRLSMNVGDQFLLMYTAGFLQIQEIMEKGTEFFLKVSSPSCDSQGLHPEETPNSEPPSPAAAAVAAAATAVAALSSSTSYSTSRMPRVKTETQESDSVQCTPVAKRLWDGGQKEAGAASRKVPRFSQGAAGGPSGGVAPQGSERTSPGTSSAYTSDSPGSYHNEEDEEEEVGEDGTEEQYRQICNMYTMYSMMNVNQTAEKVEALPDPVFSDSRNRVRVKQDLATLPAELISQIGNRCHPKLYEEGDPAEKIELVTGTNVFITRAQLMNCHISAGTRHKVLLRRLLASFFDRNTLANSCGTGIRSSTNDPSRKPLDSRVLHAVKFYCQNFAPNFKESEMNAIAADMCTNARRVVRKSWIPKLKLLMAEGDAYTSFINDTGKMEPDLMGGGTTVDHNTGFDGEPGEGMP; encoded by the exons ATGTCTCAGACTCTGCAAATGGAGATCCCCAACTTTGGGAATAGTATCCTGGAGTGTCTGAACGAGCAACGCCTCCAGGGACTGTACTGCGATGTCTCCGTCGTGGTCCGCGGGCACCAGTTCAAAGCCCACCGGGCTGTGCTGGCAGCGAGCAGCTCCTACTTCAGAGACCTGTTCCACAGCAGCAAGAACCCTGTTGTGGAGCTGCCCGGATCAGTCCAACCTCAGTCCTTCCAGCAAATCCTCAGCTTCTGTTACACTGGGCGGCTCAGCATGAACGTAGGAGACCAGTTCCTTCTCATGTACACGGCCGGCTTCCTGCAGATTCAGGAGATCATGGAGAAGGGGACGGAGTTCTTCCTGAAGGTCAGCTCGCCCAGCTGTGACTCCCAAGGTCTCCACCCTGAAGAAACTCCAAATTCCGAACCCCCGAGCCcagcggcggcagcagtagcGGCGGCAGCCACAGCCGTGGCCGCACTGTCATCGTCAACCTCTTACTCTACGTCCCGGATGCCTCGGGTGAAAACGGAGACCCAAGAGTCTGATTCCGTGCAGTGCACTCCAGTGGCCAAGAGACTCTGGGATGGGGGACAGAAAGAGGCCGGAGCGGCAAGTAGAAAGGTGCCACGCTTCTCTCAAGGAGCGGCTGGAGGGCCATCAGGGGGTGTGGCCCCACAAGGTTCGGAGAGGACAAGCCCAGGAACTTCCAGTGCGTACACAAGTGACAGCCCGGGCTCCTATCACAATGAGGAGGACGAGGAAGAGGAGGTCGGAGAGGACGGTACAGAAGAGCAATACAGGCAGATCTGCAATATGTATACAATGTACAGCATGATGAACGTCAACCAGACCG CTGAGAAGGTGGAGGCCCTGCCGGACCCCGTCTTTTCAGACTCCAGGAATCGCGTACGTGTCAAGCAGGACCTGGCTACCCTTCCAGCGGAGCTCATCAGTCAGATCGGCAACCGCTGTCACCCAAAACTCTATGAAGAAGGAGACCCGGCTGAGAAGATAGAACTGGTGACAG gaACCAACGTGTTTATCACCCGCGCTCAACTGATGAACTGTCATATCAGTGCCGGGACGCGCCACAAGGTTCTGCTGCGCAGGTTGCTGGCCTCTTTCTTTGACAG GAACACGCTAGCAAACAGCTGCGGCACCGGAATCCGCTCCTCCACTAATGACCCCAGCAGGAAGCCTCTGGACAGTCGGGTTCTGCATGCTGTGAAAT TCTACTGTCAGAATTTTGCCCCAAACTTTAAGGAGAGCGAGATGAACGCCATTGCAGCGGACATGTGTACGAACGCCCGGCGCGTGGTGCGTAAGAGCTGGATCCCGAAACTGAAGCTGCTGATGGCCGAAGGAGACGCCTACACGTCCTTTATTAACGACACCGGCAAAATGGAGCCCGATTTGATGGGCGGAGGCACCACTGTAGATCACAATACGGGATTTGATGGCGAGCCAGGAGAGGGAATGCCCTGA